A genome region from Clostridia bacterium includes the following:
- the asnA gene encoding aspartate--ammonia ligase, translating into MSKFYLPENYKSILGVYDTQVAIGVLKRAFEDKLSASLNLIRVSAPLFVDPKTGLNDDLNGVERAVNFDIKETGNEAHIVHSLAKWKRQALKKYGFPVGQGLYTDMNAIRRDEEMDNLHSIYVDQWDWEKVISREDRNETFLKNEVRKIVAAIADTKEIMNAKYPSLKTKLCREVAFVTTQQLEDLYPDFSPKEREDAFLAEYKTAFVMQIGDKLKSGEKHDGRAPDYDDWALNGDILFYNEVLGKAFEVSSMGIRVDEKSMDEQLRKAGADNRRNLPFHKAVLSGELPLTMGGGIGQSRLSMLLLEKAHIGEVQVSLWDDDTLTQAKKNGIVIL; encoded by the coding sequence ATGAGCAAATTCTATCTTCCCGAAAACTACAAAAGCATTCTCGGCGTGTACGACACGCAGGTCGCGATCGGCGTCTTAAAGCGCGCGTTCGAAGACAAGCTTTCCGCAAGCCTGAACCTGATCCGCGTTTCCGCGCCCCTCTTCGTCGATCCGAAAACGGGATTGAACGACGATCTGAACGGCGTCGAGCGCGCCGTCAATTTCGATATCAAGGAGACGGGAAACGAAGCGCATATCGTCCATTCCCTCGCGAAATGGAAGCGCCAAGCTTTGAAAAAATACGGATTCCCCGTCGGACAGGGACTTTACACCGATATGAACGCAATCCGTCGCGACGAGGAAATGGATAACCTTCACTCGATCTACGTCGATCAATGGGACTGGGAAAAGGTCATCTCCCGCGAAGATCGCAACGAGACCTTCCTGAAAAACGAAGTCCGCAAGATCGTCGCCGCCATTGCGGACACGAAAGAGATCATGAACGCGAAATATCCTTCGCTCAAAACCAAGCTCTGCCGCGAAGTCGCTTTCGTTACGACCCAGCAACTCGAAGACCTTTATCCCGACTTTTCGCCGAAAGAGAGAGAGGACGCCTTCCTCGCCGAATACAAGACGGCGTTCGTCATGCAGATCGGCGACAAATTGAAGAGCGGCGAGAAACACGACGGTCGCGCCCCGGATTACGACGATTGGGCGCTGAACGGCGATATCCTCTTTTACAACGAAGTCCTCGGAAAAGCCTTCGAAGTCTCTTCGATGGGCATTCGCGTGGACGAAAAGAGCATGGACGAACAGCTCAGAAAGGCGGGCGCGGATAATCGCCGCAACCTTCCCTTCCATAAAGCCGTGCTGTCGGGCGAACTTCCGCTGACGATGGGCGGCGGGATCGGACAATCGCGCCTTTCGATGCTCCTTCTCGAAAAAGCGCATATCGGCGAAGTTCAGGTTTCCCTGTGGGACGACGACACGTTAACGCAGGCGAAGAAGAACGGCATAGTTATCTTATAA
- the nadE gene encoding NAD(+) synthase encodes MRNWQEEKEKRVEFIREMLKKSGAKGVIFGNSGGKDSALVAALCSSATENVLGVMMPCSSKRNFGEDLEDAKKVAEKYGVPCLTVDLTKVRETLIASLGIPLEKNAALANIAPRLRMTTLYAIGAEKGYLVAGTGNASERYMGYFTKYGDGACDFNPIADLTASEIFEFLAFLGAPEHVVKKAPSAGLFEGQTDEKEMGVTYKEIDAYLAGEPVSAEAEAIIKRYHAASLHKMTMPAVFEDKK; translated from the coding sequence ATGAGAAACTGGCAAGAAGAAAAGGAAAAAAGAGTCGAATTCATTCGTGAAATGCTGAAAAAGAGCGGCGCGAAAGGCGTGATTTTCGGAAACAGCGGCGGGAAGGACAGCGCGCTCGTTGCCGCCCTTTGTTCGTCCGCCACGGAGAACGTCCTCGGCGTGATGATGCCCTGCTCGTCCAAACGCAATTTCGGAGAGGACCTCGAAGACGCGAAGAAGGTCGCGGAGAAGTACGGCGTCCCTTGCCTGACGGTCGATCTGACGAAAGTCAGAGAAACCTTGATCGCATCCCTCGGCATTCCTCTCGAAAAGAATGCGGCGCTCGCGAATATCGCGCCTCGCCTTCGCATGACGACCTTGTACGCCATCGGCGCGGAGAAAGGCTACCTCGTGGCGGGAACGGGCAACGCGAGCGAACGTTATATGGGCTATTTCACCAAGTACGGCGACGGCGCTTGCGATTTCAATCCGATTGCCGATCTGACCGCGAGCGAGATCTTCGAATTCCTCGCTTTCCTCGGCGCGCCCGAACACGTCGTCAAGAAAGCGCCCTCCGCGGGGCTTTTCGAAGGGCAGACGGATGAAAAAGAAATGGGCGTCACCTATAAGGAGATCGACGCATATCTCGCGGGAGAACCCGTTTCGGCGGAAGCGGAAGCGATCATCAAACGCTATCACGCCGCGTCGCTTCACAAGATGACGATGCCCGCCGTTTTCGAGGATAAAAAATAA
- a CDS encoding tRNA (cytidine(34)-2'-O)-methyltransferase: MFNVVLIEPEIPQNTGNIARTCAATNSVLHLIEPLGFSIDEKSVRRAGLDYWDKVTVKVYPSLADFYEKNESAVKAGAEMYYASTKAAKVYSDVSYKDGDFILFGKETKGIDEAILKKNYDKTVRIPMWGELRSLNLSNSVAIVLYEALRQNGFEDFTLKGKLRS, from the coding sequence ATGTTCAACGTCGTCTTGATCGAACCCGAAATCCCCCAAAACACGGGCAATATCGCCAGAACCTGCGCCGCCACGAACAGCGTCCTTCACTTGATTGAGCCGCTCGGCTTTTCGATCGACGAAAAGTCCGTTCGGCGCGCGGGGCTTGACTATTGGGACAAAGTCACCGTCAAGGTCTATCCCTCGCTCGCAGATTTTTACGAGAAGAACGAAAGCGCGGTTAAGGCGGGCGCGGAAATGTACTACGCGTCCACCAAGGCGGCGAAGGTCTATTCGGACGTTTCCTATAAGGACGGCGATTTCATCCTGTTCGGCAAAGAAACGAAAGGGATCGACGAAGCGATTCTTAAAAAGAATTACGACAAAACCGTCCGCATCCCGATGTGGGGAGAGCTTCGCTCTCTGAACCTCTCGAACAGCGTCGCGATCGTCCTTTACGAGGCGCTTCGCCAAAACGGATTCGAAGACTTTACTTTGAAAGGAAAACTGCGCTCGTAA
- a CDS encoding 4Fe-4S binding protein, producing MPRLISDECIMCGACSATCPVGAISEGDGKYAVDKDQCIDCGACEGGCPVGAISEE from the coding sequence ATGCCCAGACTTATCAGTGACGAATGTATTATGTGCGGTGCTTGCAGCGCGACCTGCCCGGTCGGCGCGATTTCGGAAGGAGACGGAAAGTACGCCGTCGATAAAGATCAATGCATCGATTGCGGCGCTTGCGAAGGCGGTTGCCCGGTCGGCGCGATCTCGGAGGAATAA
- the tilS gene encoding tRNA lysidine(34) synthetase TilS has translation MQINTALFERGDTIGVAVSGGRDSMSLLHYLNDAKNSLMINVVAIHVEHGIRGKESADDQAFVLDFCEKHDIPVCSTQVDVPSYAKEHLIGLEQAARELRYQYFDELLKKGVVTKIATAHQLDDQCETVLMRIFRGTGIKGLEGIPSARSGKYIRPMLSLSRAEISEYAEANAVPHVEDSTNYNLEYTRNFIRHEVFPVVEKMFPQYRKSIERLTGAAKEAVSFMDSVAVPYEVDDKSRIVFSIDALNSAHPALVRHSIRKAMIEQGFALDFEQCNLLDVLSLLNKETGKEVSLSQGLIALKAPGHLVIMRAVESEPYEIPFEKGETLLPDGRKLVIDDYRGVGLRFDPKKIPAGAVIRNRREGDVFTTFGGFTKTLGNYLTNIKYPNRDRADLPLIACGKEVYVICGVEISQKVKVDENTEDVYTVKIIGG, from the coding sequence ATGCAGATCAACACAGCGTTATTCGAGAGAGGAGACACGATCGGCGTGGCGGTTTCCGGCGGAAGGGACAGTATGAGCCTTCTGCATTATTTGAACGACGCCAAAAACAGCTTGATGATCAACGTCGTCGCGATCCACGTCGAGCACGGAATCCGCGGCAAAGAAAGCGCGGACGATCAAGCCTTCGTCCTCGATTTCTGCGAAAAGCACGATATCCCCGTCTGTTCCACGCAGGTGGACGTCCCTTCTTATGCGAAAGAGCATTTGATCGGCTTGGAGCAAGCCGCGCGCGAACTCAGATATCAATATTTCGACGAGCTTTTGAAAAAAGGCGTCGTCACCAAAATCGCGACCGCCCACCAGTTGGACGATCAATGCGAAACCGTCCTTATGCGTATCTTCCGCGGAACGGGCATCAAGGGTCTCGAAGGGATCCCGAGCGCGAGAAGCGGGAAGTATATCCGCCCGATGCTCTCTTTGAGCCGCGCGGAAATCAGCGAGTACGCCGAGGCAAACGCCGTCCCCCACGTCGAGGACAGCACGAACTATAACTTGGAATACACTCGGAACTTTATCCGTCACGAGGTTTTCCCCGTCGTCGAAAAAATGTTTCCGCAATACAGAAAGAGCATCGAGAGATTGACCGGAGCGGCGAAGGAAGCCGTCTCGTTTATGGACAGCGTCGCCGTGCCGTACGAGGTGGACGACAAATCGAGGATCGTCTTCTCGATCGACGCTTTGAATTCGGCGCATCCCGCGCTCGTCCGCCACAGCATCCGAAAGGCGATGATCGAGCAGGGCTTCGCTTTGGATTTCGAGCAATGTAACCTTTTGGACGTCCTGTCTCTCCTCAATAAAGAGACCGGAAAAGAAGTCAGCCTGTCGCAGGGGCTCATCGCTTTGAAAGCGCCCGGGCATCTCGTCATTATGCGCGCGGTCGAGTCGGAGCCGTACGAGATCCCCTTTGAGAAAGGCGAGACCCTTCTTCCCGACGGGCGCAAACTCGTGATCGACGATTATCGCGGCGTCGGTTTGCGCTTCGATCCGAAAAAGATCCCCGCCGGCGCGGTCATCCGCAATCGCCGCGAGGGCGACGTCTTTACGACGTTCGGCGGCTTCACCAAGACGCTCGGCAATTATCTTACGAATATCAAATATCCGAACCGCGACCGCGCCGATCTGCCTTTGATCGCCTGCGGAAAAGAGGTCTACGTGATCTGCGGCGTGGAGATTTCCCAAAAAGTCAAGGTAGACGAAAACACTGAGGACGTTTATACCGTTAAAATCATCGGGGGGTGA
- a CDS encoding CCA tRNA nucleotidyltransferase: protein MAILSLLKDKAPLYLVGGAVRDELLSYPVSDVDLCGPLAPEELEKKLCGLFAFKDVNPRIGTVKISMGNEFCEYTRFRRDSYPISSGRHTPSEVTFVETLEEDAFRRDFTVNALYKRLSDGALFDPTGGMDDLKNKVIRTTREPEKVFSEDGLRLLRLVRFAASLGFEIEEKTFAAAKKFAPLLADISPERIREEFMKILVADERYGVRGAVYRALELMRELGLYEYFLPELTEGIGVTQNSKYHKYDVYYHTLHTVAAAPPRLRLAALLHDIGKPLCACRDGNMYLHAVESAAITENVMKRLRFSKKEIAFVKEIVRWHMFDFNGEAGENKKRLYVLREWNYLEDLVAIKNADSVGTGCFTENVFANRLIEIKNQMKEEGVFLSVKQLPVRGGDLARIGVEENLRAAVLGELLERQAILGAKRDKESLMKQIPEILKELKRR, encoded by the coding sequence ATGGCGATCCTTTCCCTGCTGAAAGATAAAGCTCCGCTGTACTTGGTCGGTGGCGCCGTTCGGGACGAACTTCTGTCCTATCCCGTGTCCGACGTCGATCTTTGCGGTCCCCTCGCACCCGAAGAGCTGGAAAAAAAGCTCTGCGGGCTTTTTGCGTTTAAGGACGTAAATCCGAGGATCGGAACGGTCAAGATCTCGATGGGGAATGAGTTCTGCGAGTACACGCGCTTCCGCAGAGACAGCTATCCGATCTCTTCCGGGCGGCACACTCCTTCGGAAGTTACCTTCGTGGAGACCCTCGAAGAGGACGCGTTTCGCCGCGATTTTACGGTGAACGCCTTGTATAAAAGGCTTTCGGACGGCGCGCTTTTCGATCCGACGGGCGGGATGGACGATCTGAAAAACAAAGTAATCCGAACGACGCGCGAACCCGAAAAAGTGTTTTCGGAAGACGGGCTGCGACTGCTTCGCCTCGTCCGTTTCGCCGCTTCTTTGGGATTCGAGATCGAAGAAAAAACCTTCGCGGCGGCGAAAAAATTCGCGCCTCTTCTCGCGGATATTTCCCCCGAAAGGATCCGCGAAGAATTTATGAAGATCCTCGTCGCGGACGAGCGTTACGGCGTCCGCGGGGCGGTTTATCGCGCGCTCGAACTTATGCGCGAGCTCGGATTGTACGAATATTTTCTGCCCGAGTTGACCGAAGGAATCGGCGTTACGCAGAATTCGAAATACCATAAGTACGACGTCTATTATCACACTCTTCACACCGTCGCCGCCGCGCCGCCTCGGCTGCGTCTCGCCGCGCTTTTGCACGATATCGGGAAACCGCTTTGCGCTTGCAGGGACGGGAATATGTATCTGCACGCCGTGGAGAGCGCGGCGATCACGGAAAACGTGATGAAACGCCTGCGCTTTTCCAAAAAGGAGATCGCGTTCGTCAAAGAGATCGTCCGCTGGCATATGTTCGATTTCAACGGCGAGGCGGGAGAAAACAAGAAAAGACTGTACGTTCTTCGGGAATGGAACTACCTCGAAGATCTCGTCGCGATCAAAAACGCGGACAGCGTGGGGACTGGCTGTTTCACCGAAAACGTCTTCGCGAATCGTCTCATCGAAATCAAAAATCAAATGAAAGAAGAAGGGGTCTTCCTGAGCGTAAAACAGCTTCCCGTTCGAGGGGGCGATCTCGCTCGGATCGGCGTGGAGGAAAACCTTCGCGCCGCCGTCCTCGGCGAGCTGTTGGAAAGGCAGGCGATCCTCGGCGCGAAGCGGGATAAAGAGAGCCTGATGAAGCAGATCCCCGAGATCTTGAAAGAACTGAAAAGGAGATAA
- the rmuC gene encoding DNA recombination protein RmuC, whose amino-acid sequence MELAIIILLSINVILTGVLLFVLARKKESGVGEREIEEIVRRESDYQIKTLNGAINGINNATLNAVKMVADTQGASSEKFMNHIAQNAERQDKRQQEFMNNVETHLENMRTTIVRTLADVRQENAAELEKMRQVVEEKMQSTLTERLNASFALIGEQLDKVKEGLGEMRNLTEGVTDLKKVLGGVKTRGVWGEISLGSLIEEVLYSEQYVVNAQIGRKREAVEFAVVLPGKNEEKVLLPIDAKFPLEDYQRLVDASENGDKELITAMGAALERRIRDEAKTIAEKYVKPPETTDFAVMYLPIEGLFAEVTKRQGLLESIHAKYHVLIAGPTTLAALLNSLQVGFKTLAIQKRSREIWTLLASFRTEFTRFADLLEATQKHMDKAAEGIHSASDKTFQIQKKLSKVELIEEPGEES is encoded by the coding sequence ATGGAACTTGCGATCATTATTCTTTTATCGATCAACGTGATTCTGACCGGCGTTCTTTTGTTTGTCCTCGCGAGGAAAAAGGAAAGCGGCGTCGGCGAAAGGGAGATCGAGGAGATCGTCCGACGCGAAAGCGATTATCAAATCAAGACTCTGAACGGCGCGATCAACGGCATAAATAACGCGACGCTGAACGCCGTCAAAATGGTCGCGGATACCCAAGGCGCGAGCAGCGAAAAATTTATGAATCATATCGCGCAAAACGCGGAACGGCAGGACAAACGCCAGCAGGAATTTATGAATAACGTCGAGACGCATCTCGAAAATATGCGGACGACCATCGTTCGCACTCTTGCGGACGTTCGGCAGGAGAACGCGGCGGAGCTTGAAAAGATGCGTCAAGTCGTCGAAGAAAAGATGCAGTCCACGCTGACCGAGCGACTGAACGCATCGTTCGCTTTGATCGGAGAGCAGCTTGACAAAGTCAAAGAAGGGCTCGGAGAGATGCGCAATTTGACCGAGGGCGTCACCGATCTCAAAAAAGTCCTCGGCGGCGTCAAGACCCGCGGCGTTTGGGGCGAGATCTCCCTCGGAAGCTTGATCGAAGAGGTTTTGTACTCCGAGCAATACGTCGTCAACGCGCAGATCGGAAGGAAGCGCGAAGCGGTCGAATTCGCCGTCGTCCTTCCCGGTAAAAACGAGGAAAAAGTTCTGCTTCCGATCGACGCGAAGTTCCCGCTCGAAGATTATCAGCGCCTCGTGGACGCGAGCGAAAACGGCGATAAGGAATTGATCACCGCCATGGGCGCCGCGCTCGAAAGACGCATTCGCGACGAGGCGAAGACGATCGCGGAAAAGTACGTCAAGCCGCCCGAGACCACCGATTTCGCGGTGATGTATCTTCCGATCGAAGGGCTGTTCGCGGAAGTTACGAAGCGGCAGGGACTGCTCGAATCCATTCACGCAAAGTATCACGTCCTGATCGCGGGACCGACGACGCTCGCCGCTCTGCTGAACAGCTTGCAAGTCGGGTTCAAGACTCTCGCGATCCAAAAGCGCAGTCGCGAGATCTGGACGCTTTTAGCTTCTTTCCGCACCGAATTTACCCGCTTCGCGGATCTCCTCGAAGCGACGCAGAAGCATATGGACAAGGCGGCGGAAGGCATTCATTCCGCTTCGGATAAGACCTTCCAGATCCAAAAGAAACTCTCCAAGGTCGAGCTCATCGAGGAGCCGGGCGAAGAAAGCTGA